The Candidatus Schneideria nysicola genome contains a region encoding:
- the mutL gene encoding DNA mismatch repair endonuclease MutL, with amino-acid sequence MSFIQILPPKVVKCIAAGESIQYPTSIVKELLENSLDANATSIYIDIECGGNKSICIRDNGHGINKSEMKIALARHATSKIRQFDDLKIIKSMGFRGEALSSISAISRLSLTSRPPNQNEAWKIYCEGGNTTDIFPTAHPIGTSIEVLDIFYNIPVKRKILRTDKTEFTHITTLVRCIALAWFNVTFILRHHKEVIHHYKLAKTEKEYLLRLNSLCGSTFTKNSISIYKKEEDIIIKGWIINPTVTITSNIQYIYINKRMVKDLLINHAVCQAFYHFSLKKPSYILYLDIDPNLIDINIHPNKKSIKFYQERVIHHLIYQAIFYSLKNSAIYFPIKSIRTEKETSDFIQWQLEQKQKLILPHSNSLQYQTQDQKNKKNLPENFLKMNNKRLGRILTILKPCYALIESFEKIYLFSLSKAESYLITMFLNSTYENNPYNSIHRLIIPIRIPLRIEEIKILKNHENLLKNMGFLITIDENGAQLKGLPSSLRQINNLQNFIIDFLKYIYSQSYDILLYKNKLLQKNAVNWIINWIESHTTHWNYFKAIDLFYKIELFFPNWIHTPPPNIIVTLNIESAIDSLRNNNDI; translated from the coding sequence ATGTCATTTATTCAGATACTTCCACCAAAAGTTGTTAAATGTATTGCTGCAGGTGAATCAATACAATATCCTACTTCTATTGTAAAAGAACTTTTAGAAAATAGTCTAGATGCTAATGCTACATCTATTTATATTGATATTGAGTGTGGAGGAAATAAATCGATTTGTATTCGTGATAATGGACATGGTATTAACAAATCAGAGATGAAAATTGCACTAGCACGTCATGCCACTAGTAAAATTCGTCAATTTGATGATTTAAAAATAATTAAGAGTATGGGATTTAGAGGTGAAGCTTTATCAAGTATTAGTGCCATATCAAGATTATCTTTAACATCACGTCCACCGAATCAAAATGAAGCATGGAAGATATATTGTGAAGGAGGAAATACTACTGATATTTTTCCTACTGCTCATCCTATTGGAACTTCAATAGAAGTATTAGATATATTTTATAATATACCCGTAAAACGCAAAATTCTTCGCACAGATAAAACAGAATTTACACACATTACTACACTCGTCCGTTGTATTGCTTTAGCTTGGTTTAATGTAACATTTATTTTACGACATCACAAAGAAGTTATACATCATTATAAATTAGCTAAAACAGAAAAAGAATATTTACTTCGATTAAATTCTTTATGTGGTTCAACATTTACTAAAAACAGTATATCCATCTATAAAAAGGAAGAGGATATTATTATTAAAGGATGGATAATCAATCCTACTGTCACCATTACTTCTAATATACAATATATTTATATTAATAAAAGAATGGTAAAAGATTTATTAATTAATCATGCTGTTTGTCAAGCATTTTATCATTTTTCATTGAAAAAACCATCTTATATATTATATCTAGATATAGATCCAAATTTAATAGATATTAATATACATCCTAATAAAAAAAGTATAAAATTTTATCAAGAAAGAGTTATACATCATTTGATCTATCAAGCGATATTCTATTCTTTAAAAAATTCTGCAATTTATTTTCCTATAAAGTCAATTCGTACTGAGAAAGAAACATCAGACTTCATTCAATGGCAATTAGAACAAAAACAAAAATTAATTTTACCACATTCTAATTCTTTACAATATCAAACACAAGATCAAAAAAATAAAAAAAATTTACCAGAAAATTTTCTTAAAATGAATAACAAAAGATTAGGTAGAATTTTAACTATTTTAAAACCTTGTTATGCATTAATAGAATCTTTTGAAAAAATATACTTATTTTCTTTATCTAAAGCAGAATCTTATCTTATTACAATGTTTTTGAATTCAACATATGAAAATAATCCATATAATTCTATTCATCGTTTGATTATTCCAATAAGAATCCCTTTACGAATAGAAGAAATAAAAATATTAAAAAATCATGAAAATTTATTGAAAAATATGGGATTTTTAATCACAATAGATGAAAATGGAGCTCAATTAAAAGGATTACCATCTTCACTTAGACAAATAAATAATTTACAAAATTTTATAATAGATTTTTTAAAATATATTTATTCACAATCATATGATATTCTTCTATATAAGAATAAACTTCTACAGAAAAATGCTGTAAATTGGATTATAAATTGGATAGAATCTCATACTACTCATTGGAATTATTTTAAAGCGATTGATTTATTTTATAAAATTGAACTTTTTTTTCCAAATTGGATTCATACACCTCCTCCAAATATTATAGTAACATTAAATATAGAATCTGCTATTGATTCGCTACGAAATAATAATGATATATAA
- the hfq gene encoding RNA chaperone Hfq: MSKRESLQNPFLNTLRRERIPVSIYLVNGIKLQGQIESFDQFVILLKNTGSQIVYKHAISTIVPLHAIIHNNNINSTNPDNKENTTSNKK; the protein is encoded by the coding sequence ATGTCAAAAAGAGAATCTTTACAAAATCCATTCCTAAATACACTACGTCGAGAACGTATTCCCGTTTCCATTTATTTAGTAAATGGAATTAAATTACAGGGACAAATCGAATCTTTTGATCAGTTTGTCATTTTATTAAAAAATACGGGAAGTCAAATAGTTTACAAACATGCTATTTCCACTATTGTTCCATTACATGCCATTATTCATAATAATAATATAAATAGTACTAATCCTGATAATAAGGAAAATACCACCTCTAATAAAAAATAA
- the tsaE gene encoding tRNA (adenosine(37)-N6)-threonylcarbamoyltransferase complex ATPase subunit type 1 TsaE encodes MNIKNINIDILNKKQAIDLGKAIACFCYAPCIIYLSGKIGIGKTTFCNGFLQAIGYTGNVKSPTYNIFEKYIFSHILIYHIDLYRIQYAEELEFIGIRDFFCQKSIYLIEWPKFEKILPQADISLLFEYKDNSLIRTVNLLGMTLKGQKILSSFNKKIRY; translated from the coding sequence ATGAATATAAAAAATATAAATATAGATATACTAAATAAAAAACAAGCTATTGATTTAGGAAAAGCTATAGCTTGTTTTTGTTATGCTCCCTGTATTATTTATCTTAGTGGAAAAATTGGCATTGGAAAAACTACATTCTGTAATGGTTTTTTACAAGCTATAGGATATACTGGTAATGTAAAAAGTCCTACTTATAATATATTTGAAAAATATATATTTTCTCATATTTTAATATATCATATTGATCTTTATCGCATACAATATGCGGAAGAATTAGAATTTATTGGAATAAGAGATTTTTTTTGTCAAAAATCTATTTACTTGATAGAATGGCCCAAATTTGAAAAAATATTACCACAAGCAGATATATCTCTATTATTTGAATATAAAGATAATAGTTTAATTCGAACAGTCAATTTGTTAGGAATGACTTTAAAAGGCCAAAAAATCTTATCTTCTTTTAATAAGAAGATAAGATATTAA
- a CDS encoding NAD(P)H-hydrate dehydratase — protein sequence MEEKYDENYSYELVYTPDLIKVIELQMIKDLKLTSYQLMQRAGRAAFRRJNWLYPFLDHWLILTGNGNNGGDGYILAMLALSVGKKVTVLSCCTEDRIFTPLSSPHATQAKNNWINMNQNILTYDAPWPQVDIIIDALLGIGLRDAPNVLYSSLIKKANSYSIKNSVPIFSLDIPSGLMAKTGTIPGDVIQATHTQTFIAIKTGLLIGKARSVVGQLHFDDLGSNKLLVKKKSGIRRLTTKSLLKWIPSRDPCCHKGNNGRLLIIGGDYGLAGSVLIAGEAALRSGAGLVQILTRESHISGFLSRRPELIVRKLTNSSLENALSWSDIILIGPGLGIDKWGKNALSILENYDKPMLWDADALNLLSLYPNKNNNRIITPHLGEAARLLNLNVSQIETNYILSINNLYKYYGGVVVLKSAGTLILEKNHLSIVDVGNASMASGGMGDLLSGIICGLLSQNFSLYDSACIGCIIHGSAADNLAKEKGIRGILATDLLNNIYKFININDINKLKLKI from the coding sequence AAAATATGATGAAAATTATTCATATGAACTTGTATATACTCCTGATTTAATAAAAGTAATAGAATTACAAATGATAAAAGATTTAAAGTTAACATCTTATCAACTCATGCAAAGAGCTGGTAGAGCAGCTTTTCGTCGTMTTAATTGGCTCTATCCCTTTCTAGATCATTGGCTTATATTAACTGGGAATGGTAATAATGGTGGAGATGGTTATATTCTTGCTATGTTAGCATTATCTGTTGGAAAAAAAGTAACAGTATTATCTTGTTGTACAGAAGATCGTATCTTTACACCTTTATCATCTCCTCATGCTACACAAGCTAAAAATAACTGGATAAATATGAATCAAAATATTTTGACTTATGATGCTCCTTGGCCACAAGTAGATATTATTATTGATGCATTATTGGGAATAGGTTTAAGAGATGCTCCAAATGTTCTATATTCCTCTTTAATTAAAAAGGCAAATAGTTATTCTATAAAAAATTCTGTACCCATTTTTTCTTTGGATATTCCTTCTGGTTTAATGGCGAAAACAGGAACCATTCCTGGTGATGTTATTCAAGCAACTCATACCCAAACTTTTATTGCAATTAAAACTGGTTTATTAATTGGAAAAGCAAGAAGTGTAGTTGGACAACTACACTTTGATGACTTAGGTTCTAATAAATTATTAGTTAAGAAAAAATCAGGAATAAGACGTCTAACAACAAAAAGCTTATTAAAATGGATACCATCTAGAGATCCTTGTTGTCATAAAGGAAATAATGGTCGTTTATTAATCATAGGAGGAGATTATGGTTTAGCTGGATCAGTCTTAATAGCAGGTGAGGCGGCATTACGTTCTGGTGCAGGATTAGTACAAATATTAACAAGAGAATCTCATATATCTGGATTTCTTTCCAGAAGACCTGAATTAATAGTAAGAAAATTAACTAATTCTTCTCTTGAAAATGCATTATCTTGGTCAGATATTATTCTAATAGGTCCAGGATTAGGAATAGATAAATGGGGTAAGAATGCTCTATCTATATTAGAAAATTATGATAAACCTATGTTATGGGATGCTGATGCTTTAAATTTACTTTCATTATATCCTAATAAAAATAATAATAGAATTATTACTCCACATTTAGGAGAAGCAGCAAGATTATTAAATCTAAATGTTTCTCAAATAGAAACGAATTATATTCTTTCTATTAACAATTTATATAAATATTATGGAGGTGTTGTAGTATTAAAAAGTGCTGGAACATTGATTCTAGAGAAGAATCATTTATCTATCGTAGATGTAGGAAATGCTAGTATGGCTTCTGGTGGAATGGGTGACTTATTATCAGGAATTATATGTGGATTGTTATCACAAAATTTCTCATTATATGACTCTGCATGTATTGGATGTATTATTCATGGTTCTGCAGCAGATAATTTAGCAAAAGAAAAAGGAATACGAGGTATATTAGCAACAGATTTATTAAATAATATATATAAATTTATTAATATTAATGATATTAATAAATTAAAATTAAAAATATGA